Proteins from one Oscillatoria nigro-viridis PCC 7112 genomic window:
- a CDS encoding nucleotidyltransferase domain-containing protein, with protein sequence MANANLPQNFNLIIPAGTQIVTKIEVKNPAGAQSWKPGLVGVIVQSPTDNSHAYLVKLPDGTEVSLRRHELSIRKQFQSEGLQSGGDFLAEYNLYDSVIYRCILGSRAYGLDNEQSDTDRRGIYLPPAILHWSLYGIPEQLENKENQECYWELQKFLVLALKANPNVLECLYTPLVETLSPVAKELLEIKEIFLSQLVYQTYNSYVLSQFKKMEQDLRNTGEIRWKHAMHLIRLLLSGITVLKEGFVPVRVQDYRSQLLSIRNQEISWDEVNRWRLSLHGEFDRAFAATKLPERPNYEKANLFLIEARRGAIG encoded by the coding sequence ATGGCAAATGCCAATCTTCCTCAAAATTTCAACTTAATCATCCCCGCAGGAACCCAAATTGTCACCAAAATCGAGGTCAAAAACCCCGCAGGCGCTCAATCTTGGAAACCGGGATTAGTAGGCGTCATCGTTCAATCGCCTACGGACAATTCCCACGCATATTTAGTTAAACTCCCAGACGGAACAGAAGTTAGTCTGCGGCGGCACGAACTCAGTATCCGCAAGCAGTTTCAGAGCGAAGGATTGCAGTCAGGAGGAGATTTTCTTGCAGAATACAACCTCTATGATTCTGTAATTTACCGCTGCATTCTTGGTTCGAGAGCCTACGGTCTTGATAACGAGCAATCCGATACAGACAGACGCGGGATTTACCTGCCACCGGCAATACTTCATTGGTCGCTTTACGGCATCCCAGAACAATTGGAAAACAAGGAAAATCAGGAATGCTATTGGGAACTGCAAAAGTTTCTGGTTTTGGCACTAAAAGCTAATCCAAATGTGCTAGAATGTTTGTACACGCCCTTAGTAGAAACACTTTCTCCTGTAGCAAAAGAATTGCTGGAAATTAAGGAAATCTTTCTTTCTCAATTGGTTTATCAAACTTACAATAGCTACGTTTTATCTCAATTTAAAAAGATGGAGCAAGACCTCCGCAATACCGGGGAAATTCGTTGGAAGCACGCGATGCACTTAATTCGCTTGCTGCTGTCAGGAATTACGGTGCTCAAGGAGGGGTTTGTGCCTGTTCGGGTGCAGGATTATCGATCGCAATTGCTATCTATCCGCAACCAAGAAATATCCTGGGATGAGGTGAATCGCTGGCGGTTGAGTTTGCACGGTGAGTTCGATCGCGCTTTTGCTGCAACTAAGCTGCCAGAACGTCCTAATTA